One window of the Babesia bovis T2Bo chromosome 2, whole genome shotgun sequence genome contains the following:
- a CDS encoding putative integral membrane protein: MAHSDLNVTSEWVLYLSLGDCSLSSSRNLSHGIRESINLLSYNGRTKCPNTFSRNNRTALHHYNDYLKPRKARKDVGKYHEKDEDKSPQLHETDVSLSHKCISSHKSRLINLAKSRRRQYVTSDGGDKNHFQETNVDCTVTQKRTKQSNTSSDVSHGLMESRWHLKIVKSSPYNLVKRSNGFFQSYILPPYGMMSLGISTPTRNELKVWSSFNDLQQKIGIQIFEKSMYQSTVLRCRAFSLSWGILMLRINDVIKSSIYDGAANMIKLLKRNSIIGTLLQVIVVDAGLITEDKNNLLNMVIDVIDDITQKEIIFIKVKPYNALQSIFEQINAMLKIRVAFSRPLVEGEVDKALRRGTLENIVNLFNCDWAKRRLVFVIDKITYELNELLLILHEIQVESDVNVSCVISSNCWYSNVEDHISENLLEKITIETCDVISVCKLSDDILNIILCDSETQCFVPHLHSLETIWNFLYDEKMSIETLIRYIYNVYESYYIGSQVNFLSSPDICEVSWNASPVELEPFYNLDDRREVVGDIYCKLALLCCGCILSVSHCAYFQLLLNNDGSIETFALQALPHEALKITERRLSLQLGMRFLQKLMLILPNCQRARGRLAVLSKTICGKNSDILIGDLIKRISYTMQSNLGERNNDIGEVLKAEYPYFVSLYPTVASMMSLLGRPPKYDLSHEYWDVLHKKVGYVDIAIFVEHLLTTLLLPTLKSASRMFFYMMMPKSGVFDTKWNVSGNVLLHSKPKSCYTYIKEFVALTKCLPRRPINLWDLFSLFSAKFPNEMFSKLFVVFIICVETVTQIWGYYALIISKSSRYTAIQNKRSKTLTTLLIAIRSRLSHLKLRRIHLGCEL, encoded by the coding sequence ATGGCACACTCTGACTTAAACGTGACTAGTGAATGGGTTTTATACTTATCGTTGGGAGATTGTTCACTATCCAGTAGTCGTAATCTGTCGCATGGTATCAGAGAGTCAATCAACCTTTTGTCTTACAATGGTCGAACTAAATGCCCAAATACTTTCTCTAGGAATAATAGAACAGCATTGCATCATTACAATGATTATCTAAAACCTAGAAAAGCAAGAAAAGATGTCGGTAAATATCATGAAAAAGATGAAGACAAAAGTCCGCAACTTCATGAGACTGATGTATCCCTATCGCATAAATGCATATCAAGTCATAAATCACGACTTATAAATCTAGCTAAAAGCAGAAGACGACAGTATGTAACTTCCGATGGCGGTGATAAAAACCATTTTCAAGAAACAAATGTGGATTGTACCGTCACACAAAAACGGACCAAACAGTCAAATACGAGTTCTGATGTTTCCCATGGATTGATGGAATCTAGATGGCATTTGAAAATAGTTAAATCGTCACCTTATAATTTGGTTAAAAGGTCAAATGGTTTCTTtcaatcatatatattaccacCATACGGTATGATGTCCTTGGGAATTTCAACTCCGACACGGAATGAGCTGAAAGTCTGGAGCTCGTTCAATGATCTTCAGCAAAAAATAGGAATTCAGATATTCGAAAAATCAATGTATCAGTCAACGGTGCTGCGCTGCCGTGCGTTCAGTTTATCTTGGGGGATATTAATGCTACGGATAAATGATGTCATTAAGTCATCTATTTATGATGGTGCTGCTAATATGATTAAATTGCTGAAGCGTAATAGTATCATAGGCACTCTTTTACAGGTTATTGTAGTTGATGCAGGTCTTATTACGGAAGATAAAAACAATCTCCTGAATATGGTCATTGATGTAATAGATGATATCACTCAGAAGGAAATTATTTTTATCAAAGTAAAACCATACAACGCATTACAATCAATATTTGAACAAATCAATGCGATGCTAAAGATTCGTGTTGCCTTTTCACGCCCTCTGGTAGAGGGAGAAGTTGACAAGGCTTTGCGGAGAGGTACACTGGAGAATATCGTAAACCTCTTTAATTGTGATTGGGCGAAAAGGCGTCTAGTTTTTGTAATAgacaaaataacatatgAACTGAACGAACTGCTGCTCATATTACACGAAATACAAGTGGAAAGTGATGTGAATGTTAGCTGCGTTATATCTTCGAACTGTTGGTACTCAAACGTTGAAGATCATATATCTGAAAATCTCCTTGAAAAGATTACGATTGAAACTTGTGATGTAATATCTGTATGTAAACTTTCTGATGATATTTTAAACATCATCTTATGTGACTCGGAAACACAGTGTTTTGTACCACACCTTCATTCGTTGGAAACGATTTGGAACTTTTTGTACGACGAAAAGATGTCTATAGAAAcactcataaggtatatctataatgtatatgAATCGTATTATATTGGGTCACAGGTGAACTTTTTATCAAGTCCTGATATTTGTGAAGTTAGTTGGAATGCATCCCCCGTGGAATTAGAACCCTTTTATAATTTAGATGATAGAAGAGAGGTTGTTGGAGATATTTACTGTAAGTTGGCCCTTTTATGTTGCGGATGCATCCTATCTGTGTCTCATTGTGCGTATTTCCAGTTGTTATTGAACAATGATGGATCGATCGAAACCTTTGCGCTCCAGGCTTTACCTCATGAAGCTCTGAAAATAACGGAAAGACGTTTATCTTTACAGTTAGGTATGAGATTTTTGCAAAAACTTATGTTAATTTTGCCTAATTGTCAACGTGCTCGAGGACGGTTAGCAGTACTATCCAAAACAATTTGTGGTAAAAATTCAGATATCCTTATAGGCGATTTGATTAAAAGGATATCCTACACAATGCAATCGAATCTTGGAGAAAGGAACAATGACATTGGTGAAGTTTTGAAAGCAGAATATCCCTACTTCGTTTCCTTGTATCCAACAGTGGCCTCAATGATGTCATTACTAGGTCGACCGCCAAAGTACGATCTTTCGCACGAATATTGGGACGTTTTACATAAAAAGGTTGGGTATGTAGATATAGCCATATTCGTCGAACACTTGCTAACAACTTTGTTGTTACCAACCTTAAAATCTGCGAGTCGAATGTTTTTTTATATGATGATGCCAAAATCCGGGGTATTCGATACAAAATGGAATGTTTCGGGAAACGTATTGCTTCATAGTAAGCCAAAATCTTGCTATACGTATATCAAAGAATTCGTGGCCTTAACCAAATGTTTGCCGAGACGTCCAATAAATTTGTGGGATCTGTTCTCTCTGTTCTCTGCTAAATTCCCTAATGAAATGTTCTCCAAGTTGTTTGTTGTCTTCATTATCTGCGTAGAAACAGTCACACAAATTTGGGGTTACTACGCACTGATTATATCAAAATCATCGCGGTATACTGCTATACAAAATAAGCGGTCAAAGACATTAACCACATTGCTGATTGCCATTAGATCGCGTTTATCACACCTGAAACTGAGGCGCATACACCTGGGTTGTGAGTTATAA
- a CDS encoding Mitochondrial carrier family protein, translated as MSRHVEGVLMRHEKEEGITADSDRKPRNRKYIACGLLSGVITKTICAPFDRIRLLYQIQPMFAQINKPGSSPCGALKYQGVIRTAQKIIHEEGVRGLWRGNLMNTTRGGICYATKFGINDEAKELIQNLTFIKDGVKLSLISGAVAGVLQKSMSYPLDVMSVRMTLGVNTQVLSSNCTYNSIPDCFLKIMRSEGIRGFFKGFLPTLCTGAPYVALQMTFFDFYKHHFMMTFSLDKENLNLKQVAFISTIAGSAAGFSALSIVFPGDTVRKRMMNNAISNENQLYRNARHCVKSIFKSEGILAFYHGMFPSLLKSLPSGAVQFVTYEVLKHLLRQP; from the exons ATGTCGCGTCACGTTGAAGGTGTGTTAATGCGCCATGAAAAGGAAGAAGGCATAACTGCTGATTCGGACAGGAAACCGAGAAATAGGAAATATATCGCATGTGGATTGCTCTCCGGAGTTATCACCAAGACAATATGCGCTCCGTTTGATCGCATTCGTTTGTTGTACCAAATACAGCCCATGTTTGCTCAAATAAACAAACCTGGTTCGTCACCATGCGGAGCATTGAAGTATCAGGGTGTAATACGTACTGCACAAAAAATTATACACGAAGAAGGTGTTAGAGGATTGTGGCGTGGTAACCTAATGAATACAACTCGTGGCGGGATTTGCTATGCTACTAAATTCGGGATAAACGACGAAGCCAAAGAGTTAATTCAAAATCTGACGTTTATTAAAGATGGAGTTAAGCTATCCCTAATTTCTGGTGCGGTTGCCGGGGTCCTTCAGAAATCAATGTCCTACCCTTTAGATGTCATGAGTGTACGCATGACTCTGGGAGTTAACACACAAGTCCTTAGTTCTAACTGCACGTATAACAGCATACCAGACTGTTTTTTAAAGATTATGCGATCAGAAGGCATCAGGGGATTTTTCAAAGGGTTTCTTCCCACGCTTTGCACGGGGGCTCCATATGTTGCCTTACAGATGACTTTTTTTGACTTTTATAAGCACCATTTCATGATGACATTCTCTTTAGATAAGGAAAATCTCAATTTAAAGCAGGTTGCTTTCATATCTACTATTGCTGGTTCTGCTGCTGGCTTCTCTGCCCTTTCAATCGTATTTCCTG GCGATACAGTACGGAAAAGAATGATGAATAATGCCATTTCAAATGAGAATCAATTGTATAGGAATGCTAGACACTGTGTGAAATCGATCTTCAAAAGTGAAG GTATATTGGCCTTTTACCACGGAATGTTTCCATCACTGCTCAAATCGCTACCTTCCGGAGCAGTACAATTTGTGACGTACGAAGTTTTGAAACACTTACTAAGGCAACCATAG
- a CDS encoding putative integral membrane protein, with the protein MDINTFDDIIATPVFPPLNDIFCTISNGTFNVIFTILAIALIAFFTAQFVYILASFYYEDRKQQDEKQRDKKEPVTLALSSFIVITYVAVLICGHYCGFMLKPLNKWVLGFIICGILLVSVCWIMVIQEAFFDHVKNGILVYIPHLCYVLLFATFITCCGIMKCFTMEPNNCHLCFYILGGLSFVWLIVYSYFAVSNYFDKGGEQNGTSCYKKFMLHFLALNMLLTVAATISAYQVNTYRLRLQEIELFNVVLSGLGMGLIISAVTILSTTYSDHKGTPFHTFIAVDIAVTIPLLRCYYLGKAVLYQSYGKNYVPLSTWGDDTSSDSCEEDNQSTTRESDPSLTEQNSPGEDTPLPPDDNLHGSNAVQCSIETNVENAPLSASEDGVSNITTSLTTPTNATSDYAPPFCQEEVTYILSRTGFIILCAGLIATFTSTLVMAGTMDKNSRQNGSKNRRLTHVLFVLTALLTINTLFFIRLTNPLQGIYSIDKIFFSVLGSLIIVTIVGGAILLCIIANKNKESQWDILLPLAFYLIMILLTLFYYLDY; encoded by the coding sequence ATGGATATAAACACTTTTGACGACATTATCGCCACTCCTGTATTTCCTCCTTTAAATGACATTTTTTGCACTATTAGTAATGGTACTTTCAACGTTATCTTTACTATCTTGGCTATAGCATTGATTGCGTTTTTTACCGCACAATTTGTGTACATACTGGCATCATTTTATTATGAGGATAGGAAACAACAGGATGAGAAACAACGGGATAAGAAAGAGCCTGTTACTCTTGCATTATCCTCCTTTATTGTAATAACTTATGTAGCAGTTTTAATATGCGGGCATTACTGTGGCTTTATGTTAAAACCCTTAAACAAATGGGTTTTAGGTTTTATTATTTGTGGAATACTCCTTGTTTCCGTCTGCTGGATTATGGTTATTCAGGAGGCTTTTTTCGACCATGTAAAAAATGGCATTCTGGTTTACATCCCACATCTGTGCTATGTTTTGTTGTTTGCAACATTTATTACGTGCTGTGGTATTATGAAATGCTTTACAATGGAGCCAAACAATTGTCATTTGTGTTTTTACATTTTGGGTGGCTTATCTTTTGTTTGGCTTATTGTGTATTCTTACTTCGCCGTATCAAATTATTTCGATAAGGGAGGAGAACAGAATGGTACATCATGTTACAAGAAATTCATGCTTCACTTTCTAGCATTGAACATGCTTCTAACAGTAGCTGCGACAATAAGTGCTTATCAAGTGAATACATATAGGCTAAGATTGCAAGAAATAGAATTGTTTAATGTGGTGCTTTCAGGGTTAGGAATGGGCCTTATTATATCTGCAGTTACTATACTTTCCACAACGTACTCAGATCATAAAGGCACTCCTTTCCACACATTTATAGCTGTTGACATTGCCGTTACTATACCATTATTACGCTGCTACTATCTGGGCAAGGCAGTactttaccaaagttatgGTAAGAATTACGTACCTTTATCTACTTGGGGTGATGATACATCATCAGATTCATGTGAGGAAGATAATCAATCCACAACCAGGGAGTCAGATCCGTCATTAACGGAACAAAATTCTCCAGGGGAAGATACCCCCTTACCACCTGACGATAACCTTCACGGAAGCAATGCAGTGCAATGCTCGATCGAAACAAATGTGGAGAACGCTCCTTTATCTGCTTCTGAGGATGGTGTATCCAACATTACAACATCTCTCACGACTCCAACAAATGCTACCTCTGATTATGCACCACCTTTTTGCCAAGAAGAggttacatatatactatcAAGAACAGGATTTATCATATTATGTGCCGGCTTGATAGCAACCTTCACCAGTACATTGGTGATGGCTGGCACTATGGATAAAAATTCAAGACAAAATGGATCCAAAAACCGACGGCTCACACACGTATTATTTGTATTAACAGCTTTGTTGACCATAAATACGCTTTTCTTTATTCGTCTCACAAATCCTTTACAGGGAATTTATTCCATTgataaaatatttttttCTGTCTTGGGTTCATTAATAATAGTTACGATTGTGGGAGGCGCCATATTACTCTGTATAATTGCAAATAAAAATAAAGAATCACAATGGGATATTTTACTACCTTTGGCTTTTTATCTCATTATGATTTTACTCACGTTATTTTATTATTTGGACTACTAG